The stretch of DNA TTGCCGATGCCGCGTTCGGTAATCTGCTCACCCAACCACATCAGGAACAAGGTGCCGGTGACCAGAGATACGGTCGAGGTGAACACGAAACCCGGTCCGGCCGCGATCGCGACGCCCTGGTTCTGCAACGCCACGGAAACCCCGATCGCCTGGAATGTCGCGAGACCGACGGTGCCGTAACGCGTGTACTGGGTAATCTTCCTCCGACCCGATTCCCCTTCCTTCTTCAGTTCCTTCAATGTGGGTAGCACCGCGGTCATCAACTGAATGATGATCGAGGCGGAGATATACGGCATGATACCCAGTGCGAATATACTGAGCCGCTGCAGCGCCCCACCGGAAAACATGTTGAACATGTCCAGAATGGTGCCGCTCTGCTGATCGAAAAAGCGGGTCATCGCCTCCGGATTGATACCCGGCACAGGAATGAAGGTCCCGATCCGGTAGACGACCAGGGCTACGACCAGAAACAGCAGGCGCTGACGCAACTCGGTGATCTTTCCAAGACCACCGAGAGACCCCGCCATTGTCGAGCCCGTTGCCGCCACTGCCGCTACTCCCGCCTGACTACGCTTCCAGTTCCAGAATTTCGCCGCCGGCCGCCTCGATGGCCGCACGCGCACCCTTCGTCACGGACAAGCCCTTCAGCTTGACCGCTCTGCTGATCTCACCCGACAGAATGACCTTGCCGCGCTTCGCCCGGGCGCTCACGATTCCCGCAGCTTGGAGCGCTTCGAGATCGACGATTTCTGCCTCGACCTTCGCGATCTCCCCAAGGCGCACCTCGGCGGTCTGCCCGGCCTTCCTCGATCGAAAGCCGACCTTCGGAAGGCGGCGCTGCAGCGGCATCTGACCACCCTCGAAACCAATCTTGGTGAAACCTCCGGACCGGGATTTCTGGCCCTTGTGTCCTCGCCCGCAGGTCTTACCGGAACCCGAGCCGATGCCTCGTCCGACCCGTTGACGATCCCGGTTACTTCCGGCCGACGGCCGAAGTGTATTCAGATGCATGTCAGGCATCCTCCACGTCAACGAGGTAACCGATCCTGGAGATCATCCCTCGGTTTTCGGGGGTATCGGCAACGACGGCCGAGCTGTTCAGCTTCCTCAGGCCAAGCCCTCTTGCGCAGGCCTGATGGGATACGAGCCGCCTGTTCAGACTCTTCTTCAGCGTCACCTTGATTCTCTTGTCCATGGTCAAATTCCGGCAGAGACCCTTCGGTCCGACTAACCCACAATTTCCTCGACGGTCTTGCCACGCTTGGCGGCGATAGCGTCGGGTGACTTGATTTGTGACAATCCGTTCAGCGTTGCCTTGACGACGTTGATCGGGTTACGCGTGCCGATACACTTGGCGAGGACATTCTTCACGCCAAGCACCTCGAATACGGCACGCATGCTGCCTCCGGCGATCACGCCGGTACCCTCTGAGGCGGGCTGCATATAGACCTTCGCCGCACCGTGATAACCCACGGTCGAGTAGTACAGGGAGCCGTCCTTGAGCGGGACAGTTACCATCTGTTTCCGTGCCCGCTCCATGGCCTTCTGGATGGCTAGCGGGACTTCCCGCGCCTTTCCATAACCGATGCCGACTCTGCCTTTGCCGTCACCGACCACGGTCAGCGCCGTAAATCCAAACTGCCTGCCGCCTTTTACGACCTTGGCGACTCGATTGACCGATACCAGTTTTTCGTTCAGGCCGTCGGTGACCTTTGCCTTGTCTACGCTTGCCATGATGCCTTCCGTCAGAACTCCAGACCGCCCTCTCGCGCTGCGTCAGCCAGCGCCTTGACCCGGCCATGAAACCGAAATCCGCTTCGGTCGAATGCGACCTTTT from Gammaproteobacteria bacterium encodes:
- the rplO gene encoding 50S ribosomal protein L15, with the translated sequence MHLNTLRPSAGSNRDRQRVGRGIGSGSGKTCGRGHKGQKSRSGGFTKIGFEGGQMPLQRRLPKVGFRSRKAGQTAEVRLGEIAKVEAEIVDLEALQAAGIVSARAKRGKVILSGEISRAVKLKGLSVTKGARAAIEAAGGEILELEA
- the rpmD gene encoding 50S ribosomal protein L30 is translated as MTMDKRIKVTLKKSLNRRLVSHQACARGLGLRKLNSSAVVADTPENRGMISRIGYLVDVEDA
- the rpsE gene encoding 30S ribosomal protein S5, with amino-acid sequence MASVDKAKVTDGLNEKLVSVNRVAKVVKGGRQFGFTALTVVGDGKGRVGIGYGKAREVPLAIQKAMERARKQMVTVPLKDGSLYYSTVGYHGAAKVYMQPASEGTGVIAGGSMRAVFEVLGVKNVLAKCIGTRNPINVVKATLNGLSQIKSPDAIAAKRGKTVEEIVG